A part of Salmo salar chromosome ssa18, Ssal_v3.1, whole genome shotgun sequence genomic DNA contains:
- the LOC106595133 gene encoding ubiquitin-conjugating enzyme E2 D4: MALKRIQKELHDLQRDPPAQCSAGPVGEDLFHWQATIMGPGDSPYQSGVFFLTIHFPTDYPFKPPKVAFTTKIYHPNINSNGSICLDILRSQWSPALTVSKVLLSICSLLCDPNPDDPLVPDIAQIYKLDKEKYNRLARDWTQKYAM, encoded by the exons ATGGCGCTGAAAAGAATACAGAAG GAGCTTCATGACCTGCAGAGGGACCCGCCAGCACAGTGCTCTGCTGGACCCGTGGGAGAGGACT TGTTCCATTGGCAAGCAACAATAATGGGGCCA GGTGATAGTCCATACCAAAGTGGGGTCTTCTTTCTCACAATCCACTTCCCCACCGACTATCCCTTCAAGCCACCAAAG GTAGCGTTCACAACGAAGATTTATCATCCGAACATCAACAGTAACGGCAGCATTTGCTTGGACATCTTGCGATCCCAGTGGTCTCCAGCATTGACTGTATCAAAAG TTCTGTTGTCCATATGTTCGTTGCTCTGTGACCCGAACCCAGACGACCCCCTAGTTCCAGACATAGCACAGATCTACAAACTAGACAAAGAGAA ATACAACAGACTAGCAAGAGATTGGACCCAGAAGTATGCAATGTAA